A single region of the Halomicroarcula saliterrae genome encodes:
- the pstC gene encoding phosphate ABC transporter permease subunit PstC produces MIQDVQKNVRETLLGRDRADGSAVAVGASAALLVATVAAFLVRPVFALPMVGAFCFVTALGWLRFQAEIARFLTLVATLLTVLTVALITVFLFASALPAVREHGLGLVLIPIQDGQVRWFFWLERVLPTGTTYWNPLSGAYSLIPMIWATVVVTVIAGAVAGPLGIFGALFIAEVASDGMRELIKPGVEVLAGIPSIVYGFIGFQLLNSFIQTAFLDDGASFLIAGVVVGVMALPTVVSVGEDALSSVPDDMGDGSIAMGATQWQTMQSISIPAAFSGISAGIILGLGRAIGETMAVAAIMASGTQFANPLFDIFDANATLTSLIATQYGSASESTKAVLFVAGVMLFVIVAGMSVVSLFIERRMKAKLRGQT; encoded by the coding sequence ATGATCCAAGACGTACAGAAAAACGTTCGAGAGACACTGCTGGGACGGGACCGTGCGGACGGGTCGGCGGTCGCCGTCGGGGCGTCGGCGGCGCTGCTCGTCGCGACCGTCGCCGCCTTTCTCGTCCGGCCGGTCTTCGCGCTCCCGATGGTGGGGGCGTTCTGCTTCGTGACCGCGCTGGGCTGGCTCCGGTTCCAGGCGGAGATCGCCCGCTTCCTGACGCTCGTCGCCACGCTGCTGACGGTGCTGACGGTCGCGCTTATCACCGTCTTCCTGTTCGCGAGCGCGCTGCCGGCCGTCCGCGAGCACGGGCTCGGCCTGGTGTTGATACCCATCCAGGACGGACAGGTCCGGTGGTTCTTCTGGCTGGAGCGGGTGTTGCCGACCGGCACCACCTACTGGAACCCCCTCTCCGGTGCGTACTCGCTGATACCGATGATATGGGCGACGGTCGTCGTCACCGTCATCGCCGGCGCCGTCGCCGGCCCGCTCGGCATCTTCGGCGCGCTGTTCATCGCCGAAGTCGCCAGCGACGGGATGCGGGAGCTCATCAAACCCGGCGTCGAGGTGCTCGCGGGCATCCCCTCTATCGTCTACGGCTTTATCGGCTTCCAGTTGTTGAACAGCTTCATCCAGACCGCGTTCCTCGACGACGGAGCGAGCTTCCTCATCGCCGGCGTGGTCGTCGGCGTGATGGCCCTCCCGACGGTGGTGTCGGTCGGCGAGGACGCCCTCTCCAGTGTCCCCGACGACATGGGCGACGGCTCCATCGCGATGGGCGCCACGCAGTGGCAGACGATGCAGAGCATCTCCATCCCGGCGGCCTTCTCGGGTATCTCGGCGGGCATCATCCTCGGGCTGGGTCGGGCCATCGGCGAGACGATGGCCGTCGCCGCCATCATGGCGTCGGGGACCCAGTTCGCGAACCCCCTGTTCGACATCTTCGACGCCAACGCGACGCTGACGAGCCTCATCGCCACGCAGTACGGTAGCGCCTCCGAGAGCACGAAGGCGGTGCTATTCGTCGCCGGCGTCATGCTGTTCGTCATCGTCGCCGGGATGAGCGTCGTCTCGCTGTTCATCGAGCGCCGCATGAAAGCCAAGCTCCGGGGGCAGACATGA